In Aptenodytes patagonicus chromosome 8, bAptPat1.pri.cur, whole genome shotgun sequence, a genomic segment contains:
- the CAMKV gene encoding caM kinase-like vesicle-associated protein: protein MPFGCVTLGDKKDYNQPSEVTDRYDLGQVIKTEEFCEIFRAKEKTTGKLYTCKKFLKRDGRKVRKAAKNEIIILKMVKHPNILQLVDVYITRKEYFIFLELATGREVFDWILDQGYYSERDTSNVIRQVLEAVAYLHSLKIVHRNLKLENLVYYNRLKNSKIVISDFHLAKLENGLIKEPCGTPEYLAPEVVGRQRYGRPVDCWAIGVIMYILLSGNPPFYEEADEEDYENHDKNLFRKILAGDYEFDPPYWDDISQAAKELVTRLMEVEQDQRITAEEAISHEWISGNAASDKNIKDGVCAQIEKNFARAKWKKAVRVTTLMKRLRAPEQTETAPAPATAATAATATAATDTAAPAAPSTPPAAAQPPAPGTPPATTCNGDGAAAAAAAAATTESPSEQTG from the exons GGAGGAGTTCTGCGAAATCTTCCGGGCCAAGGAGAAGACGACGGGGAAGCTGTACACCTGCAAGAAGTTTCTGAAGCGGGACGGGCGGAAAGTGCGGAAGGCGGCCAAAAACGAGATCATCATCCTCAAAAT GGTGAAGCACCCCAACATCCTGCAGCTGGTGGATGTCTATATCACCCGCAAGGAGTATTTCATCTTCCTGGAGCT GGCCACCGGCCGGGAGGTCTTCGACTGGATCCTGGACCAGGGTTACTACTCGGAGAGGGACACCAGCAACGTCATCCGGCAGGTGCTGGAGGCCGTTGCCTACCTGCACTCGCTCAAGATCGTCCACAGGAACCTCAAG CTGGAGAATCTGGTGTACTATAACCGCTTGAAGAACTCCAAGATTGTCATCAGCGACTTCCACCTGGCCAAGCTGGAGAATGGGCTCATCAAGGAGCCCTGCGGCACCCCCGAGTACCTGG CTCCGGAGGTGGTGGGGCGGCAGCGGTACGGGCGGCCGGTGGACTGCTGGGCCATCGGCGTCATCATGTACATCCT cctcTCGGGGAACCCTCCTTTCTACGAGGAGGCGGACGAGGAAGACTACGAGAACCATGACAAGAACCTGTTCCGCAAAATCCTGGCTGGGGACTACGAGTTCGACCCACCATACTGGGATGACATCTCACAGGCGG cCAAGGAGCTGGTGACACGCCTGATGGAGGTGGAGCAGGACCAGCGGATCACGGCGGAGGAGGCCATCTCCCACGAGtg GATCTCCGGCAACGCCGCCTCCGACAAGAACATCAAGGATGGCGTCTGCGCCCAGATCGAGAAGAACTTCGCCCGGGCCAAATGGAAG AAAGCCGTGCGAGTGACCACGCTCATGAAACGCCTGCGGGCGCCCGAGCAGACGGAGACGGCCCCGGCGCCGGCCACTGCCGCCACCGCtgccaccgccaccgccgccaCGGACACtgcggcccccgcggcccccagcacgccgcccgccgccgcgcagcccccggcccccggcacGCCACCCGCCACCACGTGTAACGGGGacggggctgccgccgccgccgccgccgccgccaccaccgaGTCCCCCAGCGAGCAGACCGGCtga
- the TRAIP gene encoding E3 ubiquitin-protein ligase TRAIP isoform X1 encodes MPIRAHCTICSDFFDNERDVAAVPCGHTFHRACLIQWFDTAPSRTCPQCRIQVSKRHIINKLFFDVALEEQTAPDAETLQNELDKVKAQLSMKEKEKRECQAVVDGLRDTLDVRNATIESLQKVLGETEMLCSSLKKQMKFLEQQQEDNRSSKEEARRLRNKLRTMERIELLLQSQRPEVEEMIREMGVGQSAVEQLAIYCVSLKKEYENLKEARKISSEMAEKLKKELFSVNSKLQKTVSELEKTKEELKSTQKDLKNADKEILSLKKKIDILQDTLKVPSVTRETLSRLVFESPAPVELRQPKLHRPAHSDEINLDATFDVDTPEHQPCRPLFSPAKRQKLDKKPPPVVNLAKKVLKETVENWADDLEDDALKGLLPAFIRNSVLSKKPSSGSLLGPHKNMGTVRMGYDGLGGRTKFIQPTNLAEIRPLAVRSKKKNVSRPASAAPSTSSSSSSQARLDSFLQ; translated from the exons ATGCCCATCCGGGCCCACTGCACCATCTGCTCCGACTTCTTCGACAACGAGCGGGACGTGGCGGCCGTGCCCTGCGGGCACACCTTCCACCGCGCCTG tctCATCCAGTGGTTTGACACAGCACCGAGCCGGACTTGCCCGCAGTGCAGAATCCAG GTCAGCAAAAGACACATCATCAATAAGCTGTTTTTTGATGTTGCCCTGGAGGAGCAGACAGCACCGGATGCAGAGACGTTGCAG AATGAACTGGACAAGGTGAAGGCTCAGCTCTCCATGAAAG agaaagaaaagcgGGAATGCCAGGCCGTTGTGGATGGGCTGAGGGACACTCTGGATGTGCGCAATGCCACAATAGAGTCGCTCCAGAAGGTGCTGGGAGAGACAGAGATGCTGTGCTCCTCTCTCAAG aagcagatgaaattcctggagcagcagcaggaggataACAGAAGTTCAAAGGAGGAGGCCCGTCGTCTGCGAAACAAGCTGAGAACCATGGAGCG gatTGAGCTGTTGCTTCAGAGCCAGCGCCCCGAAGTGGAGGAGATGATCAGAGAAATGGGAGTCGGGCAGTCAGCGGTGGAACAGCTTGCAATCTACTGTGTCTCGCTGAAAAA GGAATATGAAAACTTGAAGGAGGCTCGGAAGATCTCTAGTGAGATggcagagaagctgaagaaggagcTGTTTTCTGTCAATAGCAAG ctgcagaaaacgGTTTCAGAGTTGGAGAAGACAAAGGAGGAGTTAAAAAGCACCCAGAAGGATCTGAAGAATGCAGACAAGGAGATCTTG AGTTTGAAGAAGAAGATAGACATCCTTCAGGATACTCTGAAAGTGCCATCTGTAACCAGAGAGACACTCAGTCGACTAGTCTTTGAAAG CCCTGCTCCTGTGGAACTGCGGCAACCGAAGCTCCACCGCCCGGCCCACAGCGATGAGATCAATCTAGATGCTACTTTTGATGTGGACACCCCTGAACATCAGCCCTGCAGACCTCTCTTCAGCCCTGCAAAAAGGCAGAAGCTGGATAAAAAGCC GCCTCCTGTGGTAAATCTGGCGAAGAAAGTTCTGAAGGAAACAGTGGAG AACTGGGCGGATGATCTGGAGGATGATGCTCTCAAAGGACTTTTGCCAGCATTCATCAGGAACTCTGTTCTCTCCAAGAAGCCATCTTCGGGTAGCTTGCTGGGTCCCCACAAGAACATGGGCACT gtGAGGATGGGGTACGATGGCTTGGGAGGCAGAACAAAGTTCATACAGCCT ACAAACCTGGCAGAAATCCGTCCGTTAGCAGTGAGGAGCAAGAAGAAGAATGTCTCCAGGCCTGCGTCTGCAGCTCCCTCCACgtcttcctccagcagcagccaagCCAGACTGGACAGTTTCCTGCAGTGA
- the TRAIP gene encoding E3 ubiquitin-protein ligase TRAIP isoform X2, whose protein sequence is MKEKEKRECQAVVDGLRDTLDVRNATIESLQKVLGETEMLCSSLKKQMKFLEQQQEDNRSSKEEARRLRNKLRTMERIELLLQSQRPEVEEMIREMGVGQSAVEQLAIYCVSLKKEYENLKEARKISSEMAEKLKKELFSVNSKLQKTVSELEKTKEELKSTQKDLKNADKEILSLKKKIDILQDTLKVPSVTRETLSRLVFESPAPVELRQPKLHRPAHSDEINLDATFDVDTPEHQPCRPLFSPAKRQKLDKKPPPVVNLAKKVLKETVENWADDLEDDALKGLLPAFIRNSVLSKKPSSGSLLGPHKNMGTVRMGYDGLGGRTKFIQPTNLAEIRPLAVRSKKKNVSRPASAAPSTSSSSSSQARLDSFLQ, encoded by the exons ATGAAAG agaaagaaaagcgGGAATGCCAGGCCGTTGTGGATGGGCTGAGGGACACTCTGGATGTGCGCAATGCCACAATAGAGTCGCTCCAGAAGGTGCTGGGAGAGACAGAGATGCTGTGCTCCTCTCTCAAG aagcagatgaaattcctggagcagcagcaggaggataACAGAAGTTCAAAGGAGGAGGCCCGTCGTCTGCGAAACAAGCTGAGAACCATGGAGCG gatTGAGCTGTTGCTTCAGAGCCAGCGCCCCGAAGTGGAGGAGATGATCAGAGAAATGGGAGTCGGGCAGTCAGCGGTGGAACAGCTTGCAATCTACTGTGTCTCGCTGAAAAA GGAATATGAAAACTTGAAGGAGGCTCGGAAGATCTCTAGTGAGATggcagagaagctgaagaaggagcTGTTTTCTGTCAATAGCAAG ctgcagaaaacgGTTTCAGAGTTGGAGAAGACAAAGGAGGAGTTAAAAAGCACCCAGAAGGATCTGAAGAATGCAGACAAGGAGATCTTG AGTTTGAAGAAGAAGATAGACATCCTTCAGGATACTCTGAAAGTGCCATCTGTAACCAGAGAGACACTCAGTCGACTAGTCTTTGAAAG CCCTGCTCCTGTGGAACTGCGGCAACCGAAGCTCCACCGCCCGGCCCACAGCGATGAGATCAATCTAGATGCTACTTTTGATGTGGACACCCCTGAACATCAGCCCTGCAGACCTCTCTTCAGCCCTGCAAAAAGGCAGAAGCTGGATAAAAAGCC GCCTCCTGTGGTAAATCTGGCGAAGAAAGTTCTGAAGGAAACAGTGGAG AACTGGGCGGATGATCTGGAGGATGATGCTCTCAAAGGACTTTTGCCAGCATTCATCAGGAACTCTGTTCTCTCCAAGAAGCCATCTTCGGGTAGCTTGCTGGGTCCCCACAAGAACATGGGCACT gtGAGGATGGGGTACGATGGCTTGGGAGGCAGAACAAAGTTCATACAGCCT ACAAACCTGGCAGAAATCCGTCCGTTAGCAGTGAGGAGCAAGAAGAAGAATGTCTCCAGGCCTGCGTCTGCAGCTCCCTCCACgtcttcctccagcagcagccaagCCAGACTGGACAGTTTCCTGCAGTGA